Proteins from a single region of Vibrio sp. DW001:
- a CDS encoding cupin domain-containing protein: METKVITTNIANRATYYTARTVNTAEIEWVEHPTYSGIYLKKVINSAATNGLLSYHLVKIPPNFSFKNHRYINQIELHEVIEGSGLCVLNKESVTYHLGTMAVIPRGKEHMILAGDDGLILLVKIITTTF; the protein is encoded by the coding sequence ATGGAAACAAAAGTCATTACTACAAACATTGCCAATAGAGCAACATACTATACCGCTCGAACGGTAAATACTGCGGAAATAGAATGGGTAGAGCATCCTACATATAGTGGTATTTACCTTAAAAAAGTTATAAATTCAGCGGCTACAAATGGTCTTTTAAGCTATCATTTAGTTAAAATTCCCCCTAATTTTTCCTTTAAGAATCATCGTTATATAAATCAAATAGAATTGCATGAAGTTATTGAAGGTTCTGGATTATGTGTACTAAACAAAGAGAGTGTTACTTACCATTTAGGTACAATGGCGGTAATTCCTAGAGGAAAAGAACATATGATTCTAGCTGGTGATGACGGCTTAATTTTACTTGTTAAAATCATCACGACCACGTTTTAA
- a CDS encoding VOC family protein has product MEQSINHIALVVENYDDTIDLLKLELSADTYQMEQNKRWIIDSTTAHDSVTLLLVHESDFGLYEAIGHQFGGRAFLFSNADLSCRDNNRMVNEGKGVEFIRFFEVVDYGMIVVFEDFYGNLWNLLERNEEHIILVKMAQLKST; this is encoded by the coding sequence ATGGAACAGTCAATCAATCATATAGCCCTAGTTGTAGAAAACTATGATGACACTATCGATTTGTTGAAATTAGAGTTGTCAGCAGATACTTATCAAATGGAGCAAAATAAACGTTGGATTATCGATTCAACGACGGCCCATGATAGCGTCACATTATTGCTTGTACATGAGTCAGATTTTGGACTATATGAAGCTATAGGACATCAATTTGGAGGGCGTGCATTCTTGTTTTCGAACGCTGATCTTTCTTGTCGAGATAACAATAGAATGGTAAATGAAGGAAAAGGGGTCGAATTCATTAGGTTTTTTGAAGTGGTAGATTACGGGATGATAGTTGTGTTCGAAGATTTTTATGGAAATTTATGGAATTTACTAGAACGGAATGAGGAACATATTATATTGGTAAAAATGGCACAGTTAAAATCAACATAG